A part of Perca fluviatilis chromosome 15, GENO_Pfluv_1.0, whole genome shotgun sequence genomic DNA contains:
- the aspdh gene encoding putative L-aspartate dehydrogenase, translating to MATSASFQKIGVVGYGHLGQYLVERILKDGAALGLTLAFVWNRNFDKLKGLVPDELILGDLSSFAERRCDVIVEVCHPQIVKEFGLHFLSKSHLMVGSPSALSDPALNQKLRQVAQQYGRTLYVPSGALWGGQDIQRLNDSGALKALFIRMSKHPSCFRLTGDVLSDWTEEEGRRVLFRGSVAELCPLAPNNVNTMAAAAVAAGTLGFTGVQGEIVSDTALSEYHVVEVEVTGPGGFSVHTVRRNPAKLGAVTGSATYNSFWNSLLVCKGHGGRVYLC from the exons ATGGCAACCAGCGCTTCCTTCCAAAAGATTGGAGTTGTAGGTTACGGACATCTAG GGCAGTACCTGGTGGAGAGGATCCTTAAAGATGGAGCTGCTCTCGGTCTAACACTGGCTTTCGTTTGGAACAGAAATTTTGACAAGCTCAAAGGTTTAGTTCCTGATGAACTCATACTTGGTGACCTATCATCCTTTGCAGAAAG GCGATGTGATGTGATTGTAGAAGTGTGCCATCCGCAGATAGTGAAAGAATTTGGGCTTCACTTCCTGTCTAAGTCTCACTTAATG GTGGGTTCTCCCTCTGCCCTCTCAGACCCTGCTCTGAATCAGAAGCTGCGTCAGGTGGCTCAGCAGTATGGTAGGACACTCTACGTCCCCAGTGGTGCATTATGGGGAGGCCAGGACATCCAGAGGCTAAATGATAGTGGAGCCTTGAAG GCTTTATTTATAAGAATGTCCAAGCATCCATCCTGCTTCCGTCTGACAGGAGACGTCCTCTCTGATTGGACGGAGGAAGAGGGCAGGCGTGTTTTATTCAGAGGCTCAGTGGCAGAGTTGTGCCCACTTGCTCCAAACAATGTTAACAccatggcagcagcagcagtggcagcaggaACACTCGGCTTTACGGGTGTTCAGGGAGAGATTGTGTCTGACACAGC GTTAAGTGAGTATCatgtggtggaggtggaggtgacTGGGCCCGGTGGCTTCTCAGTACACACAGTAAGGAGGAATCCAGCCAAACTCGGAGCAGTAACCGGCAGTGCAACATACAACTCCTTCTGGAATAGTTTACTAG tttgcaAAGGTCATGGTGGCCGAGTTTACTTGTGCTGA
- the gys1 gene encoding glycogen [starch] synthase, muscle gives MPLARSLSVTSLSGLEEWDEEFDLEDAVLFEIAWEVANKVGGIYTVLQTKARLTAEEWGENYFLVGPYVESNVRTQVELIEPTNPALKRTIDKMNSSGCKVYFGRWLIEGSPYVILIDVAFTAWSLDSWKSELWDLCDIGVPWFDREANDAVLFGFLTAWLLGEFAAQSEQPSHIVAHFHEWLAGLGLVLCRHRQLSIATIFTTHATLLGRYLCAGNVDFYNKLAEFNVDKEAGDRQIYHRYCLERAAAHCAHVFTTVSQITAIEAEFLLKRKPDIVTPNGLNVKKFSAVHEFQNLHAQSKNRIQEFVRGHFYGHLDFNLDKCLFLFIAGRYEFSNKGADIFLESLARLNYLLRVNHSDVTVIAFFIMPARTNNFNVETLKGQAVRKQLWDTAQTVKERFGKKLYESLLVGQLPDVSKIMDKEDFTLMKRAIFATQRQCQPPVCTHNMLEDSNDPILTSVRRIGLFNSSADRVKIIFHPEFLSSTSPLLPMDYEEFVRGCHLGVFPSYYEPWGYTPAECTVMGIPSISTNLSGFGCFMEEHIADPSAYGIYILDRRYRGVDESCNQLTSFLFQFCKQSRRQRIIQRNRTERLSDLLDWKYLGRYYISARHMALAKAFPDTYTYDLQEPTSTSGFRYPRPASVPPSPSLSRHSSPHHSEAEDNDEEERYDEDLEAEKDRVNIRQPYTLPFKNKSSAVPGANGNGDDDGNGDKD, from the exons ATGCCGCTGGCTCGCAGCCTCTCTGTCACGTCCCTGTCAGGACTGGAGGAGTGGGACGAGGAGTTTGATTTGGAGGACGCTGTTCTTTTTGAAATTGCATGGGAGGTCGCTAACAAAG TTGGAGGTATCTACACTGTCCTCCAGACCAAAGCCCGTCTGACCGCAGAGGAATGGGGGGAGAACTATTTCCTGGTGGGTCCCTATGTGGAGAGCAACGTGCGCACTCAGGTGGAACTGATCGAGCCCACCAACCCGGCGCTGAAGAGAACCATTGACAAGATGAACTCCAGTGGGTGCAAG GTCTACTTTGGGCGGTGGCTTATCGAGGGCAGTCCCTATGTTATTCTGATTGATGTCGCGTTCACCGCCTGGTCTCTGGACAGCTGGAAGAGCGAGTTGTGGGATCTTTGTGACATCGGCGTGCCGTGGTTTGACCGCGAGGCCAACGATGCCGTGTTGTTTGGCTTCCTGACTGCCTGGCTTCTGGGAGAG TTCGCAGCCCAGAGTGAGCAGCCTTCACACATTGTGGCCCATTTCCATGAATGGTTGGCCGGCCTGGGCCTGGTGTTGTGTAGACATAGACAGTTGTCCATCGCAACCATCTTCACAACTCACGCCACACTGCTGGGACGATACCTGTGTGCTGGAAATGTGGACTTCTATAACAAACTTGCAGAG TTCAACGTGGATAAGGAAGCAGGCGATAGACAGATCTACCACCGCTACTGTTTGGAGCGGGCAGCTGCTCACTGTGCCCATGTCTTCACCACTGTGTCACAGATCACAGCCATTGAGGCAGAGTTTCTGCTCAAGAGGAAACCAG acattgttACTCCCAATGGGCTCAATGTGAAGAAGTTCTCAGCCGTGCACGAGTTTCAAAACCTCCACGCTCAGAGCAAGAATCGCATTCAGGAGTTCGTCAGGGGACACTTCTACGG GCACCTTGACTTCAACCTGGACAAGTGTTTGTTCCTCTTCATTGCTGGAAGGTATGAGTTCTCCAACAAAGGAGCCGACATCTTTTTGGAATCTTTGGCCAGACTCAATTATCTACTGagg GTCAATCACAGTGACGTGACCGTTATTGCATTCTTCATCATGCCGGCTCGGACTAACAACTTCAATGTGGAGACCTTGAAGGGCCAAGCAGTCAGGAAACAGCTCTG GGATACTGCTCAGACTGTGAAGGAACGTTTCGGAAAGAAACTTTATGAGTCACTACTAGT TGGGCAGCTGCCAGATGTGTCAAAGATAATGGACAAAGAGGATTTCACCTTAATGAAGCGTGCCATTTTTGCGACTCAGAGACAATGCCAGCCTCCAGTCTGCACTCATAACATGCTGGAGGACAGCAACGATCCCATCCTTACCTCCGTTCGCCGTATCGGCCTTTTCAACAGCTCTGCTGACCGTGTCAAG ATTATCTTTCATCCAGAGTTCCTTTCGTCCACCTCTCCTCTACTTCCAATGGATTATGAGGAGTTTGTAAGAGGCTGCCACCTTGGCGTCTTCCCCTCTTACTACGAGCCTTGGGGCTACACACCAG CTGAGTGCACAGTCATGGGAATTCCATCCATCTCAACTAACCTGTCAGGCTTTGGCTGTTTCATGGAGGAACACATAGCAGACCCCTCAGCGTATG GCATTTATATCCTGGACCGGCGGTATCGGGGGGTGGATGAGTCGTGTAACCAGCTCACGTCCTTCCTGTTTCAGTTTTGCAAGCAGAGCCGGCGCCAGCGGATCATCCAGAGGAACCGTACTGAGCGTCTGAGCGACCTCTTGGACTGGAAATACCTCGGCAGG TATTATATATCTGCCCGTCATATGGCCCTGGCTAAAGCCTTCCCCGACACCTACACGTATGATCTTCAGGAGCCCACCTCA ACCTCTGGTTTCCGTTACCCCCGGCCAGCCTCTGTGCCACCGTCTCCATCTCTGTCCCGCCACTCCTCCCCCCACCACAGCGAGGCTGAGGACAACGATGAAGAAGAACGCTATGATGAAGATCTAGAGGCAGAAAAGGACCGGGTAAACATCCGCCAGCCCTACACCCTGCCATTCAAAAACAAGTCTTCTGCTGTACCTGGGGCTAATGGAAACGGCGATGACGATGGAAACGGCGACAAAGActga